The following proteins are co-located in the Hydrogenophaga sp. RAC07 genome:
- a CDS encoding DoxX family protein: MNAINNLFNQPRLGVILLRWTLAILMIFHGWAKVTGGVGGIEGMLVAKGLPGALAYGVYLGELIAPLFLLVGVWVVPAALVIAINMAFALALVHAGHFMDITNTGGWRLELQAFFLMTALVVAFTNKLGPNKG; this comes from the coding sequence ATGAACGCGATCAACAACCTCTTCAACCAACCCCGCTTGGGCGTGATCCTGCTGCGCTGGACGCTCGCCATCCTCATGATCTTTCACGGCTGGGCCAAGGTGACCGGCGGCGTGGGCGGCATTGAGGGCATGCTGGTGGCCAAGGGCCTGCCCGGCGCACTGGCCTACGGCGTGTACCTGGGCGAACTGATCGCCCCGCTGTTCCTGCTGGTGGGCGTGTGGGTGGTGCCGGCGGCGCTGGTGATCGCGATCAACATGGCGTTTGCCCTCGCCCTCGTCCATGCGGGCCACTTCATGGACATCACCAATACCGGCGGCTGGCGCCTGGAGTTGCAGGCGTTCTTCTTGATGACTGCGCTGGTGGTGGCTTTCACGAACAAGCTGGGCCCCAACAAGGGGTGA
- a CDS encoding NAD-dependent succinate-semialdehyde dehydrogenase has protein sequence MSYPHTQLFIHGQWRDAAAGETLAVFNPATGQEIGRVAHARQADLDLALDAAQKGFEIWRDKPPIERAKVMRAAAALMRERAGAIAALLTQEQGKPLAEAKGEAMAAADIIEWFADEGLRVYGRIVPSRGNLAMRQMVLKDPVGPVAAFTPWNFPVNQVVRKLAAALATGCSMIVKAPEETPAAPAELVRAFADAGLPPGVLGLVYGTPSEISTYLIAHPVIRKITFTGSTPVGKQLAAMAGQHMKRVTMELGGHAPVIVAEDADVALAVKTAGGAKFRNAGQVCISPTRFLVHESIAREFSAALVKHAAGLSVGDGSAEGTQMGPLANPRRVTAMAEFTKDAVERGATLATGGERIGEAGNFWQPTILTDVPLDARVFNDEPFGPMAAVRSFNTLDEAIAEANRLPFGLAGYAFTRSLKNADLLARRVEVGMLWVNMPAMPSAEMPFGGIKDSGYGSEGGPEAMEAYLNARSVSIMNV, from the coding sequence ATGAGCTACCCCCACACCCAACTGTTCATCCACGGCCAATGGCGCGACGCCGCCGCTGGCGAGACGCTGGCCGTGTTCAACCCGGCCACCGGCCAAGAGATCGGCCGGGTGGCCCACGCACGCCAGGCCGACCTCGACCTGGCGCTGGACGCCGCGCAAAAAGGCTTTGAAATCTGGCGCGACAAGCCGCCCATCGAACGCGCCAAGGTCATGCGCGCCGCTGCCGCGCTGATGCGCGAGCGCGCCGGCGCCATTGCCGCGCTGCTCACGCAAGAGCAGGGCAAGCCGCTCGCCGAGGCCAAGGGCGAGGCCATGGCCGCGGCCGACATCATCGAATGGTTCGCCGACGAAGGCCTGCGGGTGTACGGCCGCATCGTGCCCTCGCGCGGCAACCTCGCCATGCGCCAGATGGTGCTCAAGGACCCGGTCGGCCCGGTGGCCGCGTTCACGCCGTGGAACTTCCCCGTCAACCAGGTCGTGCGCAAACTGGCCGCGGCGCTCGCCACGGGCTGTTCCATGATCGTGAAGGCGCCCGAAGAAACCCCGGCCGCGCCGGCCGAGCTGGTGCGCGCCTTTGCCGACGCCGGCCTGCCGCCCGGCGTGTTGGGGCTGGTCTACGGCACGCCGTCGGAGATCTCCACCTACCTCATCGCGCACCCGGTCATCCGCAAGATCACCTTCACCGGCTCCACGCCGGTGGGCAAACAGCTCGCCGCCATGGCCGGCCAGCACATGAAGCGCGTGACCATGGAGCTGGGTGGGCACGCGCCGGTGATCGTGGCCGAAGACGCGGACGTGGCACTTGCCGTGAAGACCGCGGGCGGCGCCAAGTTCCGCAACGCGGGCCAGGTCTGCATTTCGCCCACGCGTTTCCTGGTGCACGAGAGCATTGCCAGGGAGTTCTCGGCCGCGCTGGTGAAACACGCCGCCGGCCTCTCGGTGGGCGACGGTTCAGCCGAAGGCACGCAGATGGGCCCGCTGGCCAACCCGCGCCGCGTGACGGCCATGGCCGAATTCACCAAAGACGCCGTGGAGCGCGGCGCCACGCTGGCCACCGGCGGCGAGCGCATCGGTGAAGCCGGCAACTTCTGGCAGCCCACCATCCTGACCGACGTGCCGCTGGACGCGCGCGTGTTCAACGACGAGCCCTTCGGCCCCATGGCCGCGGTGCGCAGCTTCAATACCCTGGACGAAGCGATTGCCGAGGCCAACCGCCTGCCCTTCGGCCTGGCCGGCTACGCCTTCACGCGTTCGTTGAAAAACGCCGACCTGCTGGCGCGCCGCGTCGAGGTGGGCATGCTGTGGGTCAACATGCCCGCCATGCCCTCGGCCGAAATGCCGTTCGGCGGCATCAAGGATTCGGGCTACGGCTCGGAGGGCGGGCCTGAGGCGATGGAGGCCTACCTGAATGCCCGGTCGGTTTCCATCATGAATGTCTGA